The candidate division WOR-3 bacterium genome includes the window ACGGTGGGAGCAGCGCTGTGGGCGCAAGTGTCGCTCTCGAGCCAAGTCCAAGGTAAGAAAGCCGGCAGCGTAAAATGCCAGTGGGAAGTTACACAAAAGAATTGACACTACCGGGCTTTCAGCGCACAACCGCGAACCGGCGCGTGTGGCTTGCTGGACCGGATTGGAGTTTCACGAAGTAAATGCCCGGGTTCAGGTCCGAGCACGGGACCCAAATCCTGAAAGTGCCCCGGCGGGCTGAGGCGGACTCAAGTCTACGCACGAGCGCGCCAGATTCGTGGTACAGGTCGAGACTTACCCAGCCGGTGACGGGTACGGAATAGTCAACCGCGAAGACGGTACGCGCCGGGTTGGGCCGGATTTCAAGGCCGGACTGGGTGTTCACGGTCGAACGCTCCAAGATTCCAGTAAGACCACGGTGTCGAATGCGCAGGGCCGGGTCGCCGAATGTTGTCCACAGCACAGCCGGACCGTAGAGGTTATCGTTGGTCGGATACCGGGCAATGACTGAACACCGGGCTGCAAACACGGCGCGGCCTAGGCAACGTTCGCCGCGGACGAAGACGTTGTCCAGCACTTCCTTGAACAGAATCTGGCTTGTGCTATTGACGCCGCACGGATTGTATGCGACCGCGGCAACAGCGCCGCCCTTGCCCGATTCAATCAGGTACTCAGAGATGCAATCCCAACTGGGATTGTCGAAATACCCGTCGGTTCAACCCCGGTCGAGTACGATTGGTAGTGCATCGGCGTTCAGCAGCGAATCAACGTCAACGTAGGAGAAAAGCGTCTTTGAACCGGTCCAGGCCGGCGGCTGGGAGCCGTGGGCACAGTGGCACAGAAACGAGATGCCCTGGTTGAAAC containing:
- a CDS encoding T9SS type A sorting domain-containing protein translates to MLWTTFGDPALRIRHRGLTGILERSTVNTQSGLEIRPNPARTVFAVDYSVPVTGWVSLDLYHESGALVRRLESASARRGTFRIWVPCSDLNPGIYFVKLQSGPASHTRRFAVVR